Part of the Flavobacteriales bacterium genome, AGTAAAACGAGATAGAGTTTATCCCGTGAGGAAGATTTACTTCCTTAGTTTTAACTGCTTAACGATAGCTCGATATCTTTCGATGTCTTTGCTTGTTAGGTAGTTAAGTAATTTTCTTCTCTTGCCAACTAGGAGTACTAGTGATCTTTGCGTGAAGACATCCTTTTTATTGGATTTAAGGTGTTTGGTAAGGTGTTCGATTTTGTGTGTAAATAGAGCGATCTGCGCCTCTGGCGAACCCGAATCTGCTTCATCTTTTCCATATTTTTTGAAAAAGTCTTTTTTTACTTCTTTATCTAGATGCATCTTTTTTCTAAAATTTTTCTTTTTAAACGACTGCGAAAATAGATCTTTCTATTGGAATGTCAACATTAGTTAGCGAATAGTTTAACTAAATTTGAGATTGTATTTTTTAGATCTTTTCTATTAACGATTTTATCAATGAAGCCATGCTCTAAGA contains:
- the rpsO gene encoding 30S ribosomal protein S15, which translates into the protein MHLDKEVKKDFFKKYGKDEADSGSPEAQIALFTHKIEHLTKHLKSNKKDVFTQRSLVLLVGKRRKLLNYLTSKDIERYRAIVKQLKLRK